A genomic window from Phyllopteryx taeniolatus isolate TA_2022b chromosome 2, UOR_Ptae_1.2, whole genome shotgun sequence includes:
- the dut gene encoding deoxyuridine 5'-triphosphate nucleotidohydrolase, mitochondrial isoform X3, which yields MKSRLHRPHPIWRRRRRTIQRAGQHLEVAEACDVSPPKRLKSNRDEDARSVLRFAKLSEHATTPTRGSSKAAGYDLYSAYDYSIDPMDKAIVKTDIQIAVPHGCYGRVAPRSGLTVKHFIDVGAGVVDEDYRGNVGIVLFNFSKQTFEVKKGDRVAQLVCERITYPELVEQETLDDTERGAGGFGSTGHN from the exons ATGAAAAGCCGCCTTCACCgaccacatccaatatggcggcgaCGTCGACGTACGATTCAGCGCGCAGGGCAGCATCTAG AGGTTGCAGAGGCTTGTGATGTTTCTCCGCCCAAGAGGTTGAAAAGCAACCGCGACGAAGACGCTCGCTCCGTTCTTCGCTTCGCTAAACTTTCCGAGCACGCAACGACACCCACCCGAGGTTCCTCCAAGGCTGCTGGATATGACCTCTACAG tgcatATGATTATTCTATTGATCCTATGGACAAAGCTATTGTGAAAACTGACATCCAGATAGCAGTACCACATGGCTGTTATGGCAGAGTGG CACCGAGATCTGGACTCACAGTAAAGCACTTTATTGACGTCGGAG CTGGAGTAGTTGATGAGGACTACAGAGGGAATGTCGGCATTGTTCTATTTAACTTCAGCAAGCAGACTTTTGAAG TGAAAAAAGGTGACCGGGTTGCTCAGCTGGTCTGTGAGAGAATCACCTACCCAGAATTAGTCGAGCAGGAG ACACTTGACGACACGGAGCGTGGGGCTGGAGGGTTCGGCTCAACTGGACACAACTAA
- the dut gene encoding deoxyuridine 5'-triphosphate nucleotidohydrolase, mitochondrial isoform X2: MTLTLMRLTNRRSLFPSRLLRSPFHSRMINHNKEVAEACDVSPPKRLKSNRDEDARSVLRFAKLSEHATTPTRGSSKAAGYDLYSAYDYSIDPMDKAIVKTDIQIAVPHGCYGRVAPRSGLTVKHFIDVGAGVVDEDYRGNVGIVLFNFSKQTFEVKKGDRVAQLVCERITYPELVEQETLDDTERGAGGFGSTGHN; this comes from the exons ATGACACTAACATTGATGCGGCTAACTAACCGCAGATCACTTTTCCCTTCGCGTCTTTTAAGGAGTCCGTTTCATTCACGGATGATCAACCATAACAAAG AGGTTGCAGAGGCTTGTGATGTTTCTCCGCCCAAGAGGTTGAAAAGCAACCGCGACGAAGACGCTCGCTCCGTTCTTCGCTTCGCTAAACTTTCCGAGCACGCAACGACACCCACCCGAGGTTCCTCCAAGGCTGCTGGATATGACCTCTACAG tgcatATGATTATTCTATTGATCCTATGGACAAAGCTATTGTGAAAACTGACATCCAGATAGCAGTACCACATGGCTGTTATGGCAGAGTGG CACCGAGATCTGGACTCACAGTAAAGCACTTTATTGACGTCGGAG CTGGAGTAGTTGATGAGGACTACAGAGGGAATGTCGGCATTGTTCTATTTAACTTCAGCAAGCAGACTTTTGAAG TGAAAAAAGGTGACCGGGTTGCTCAGCTGGTCTGTGAGAGAATCACCTACCCAGAATTAGTCGAGCAGGAG ACACTTGACGACACGGAGCGTGGGGCTGGAGGGTTCGGCTCAACTGGACACAACTAA
- the dut gene encoding deoxyuridine 5'-triphosphate nucleotidohydrolase, mitochondrial isoform X1 yields the protein MYRKKDFGGGANFQPANFSKLAGGKKRRSIHSQPAALSPRTKQHSCCFIFYFYHVVTFANMPVLEVAEACDVSPPKRLKSNRDEDARSVLRFAKLSEHATTPTRGSSKAAGYDLYSAYDYSIDPMDKAIVKTDIQIAVPHGCYGRVAPRSGLTVKHFIDVGAGVVDEDYRGNVGIVLFNFSKQTFEVKKGDRVAQLVCERITYPELVEQETLDDTERGAGGFGSTGHN from the exons ATGTACAGAAAGAAAGATTTTGGAGGCGGGGCTAACTTCCAGCCCGCGAATTTTTCAAAACTcgccgggggaaaaaaacgacgTTCAATTCATTCACAACCTGCAGCCTTGTCGCCACGGACAAAACAGCATtcctgttgttttattttttatttttaccacgTTGTAACATTTGCCAACATGCCCGTCCTAGAGGTTGCAGAGGCTTGTGATGTTTCTCCGCCCAAGAGGTTGAAAAGCAACCGCGACGAAGACGCTCGCTCCGTTCTTCGCTTCGCTAAACTTTCCGAGCACGCAACGACACCCACCCGAGGTTCCTCCAAGGCTGCTGGATATGACCTCTACAG tgcatATGATTATTCTATTGATCCTATGGACAAAGCTATTGTGAAAACTGACATCCAGATAGCAGTACCACATGGCTGTTATGGCAGAGTGG CACCGAGATCTGGACTCACAGTAAAGCACTTTATTGACGTCGGAG CTGGAGTAGTTGATGAGGACTACAGAGGGAATGTCGGCATTGTTCTATTTAACTTCAGCAAGCAGACTTTTGAAG TGAAAAAAGGTGACCGGGTTGCTCAGCTGGTCTGTGAGAGAATCACCTACCCAGAATTAGTCGAGCAGGAG ACACTTGACGACACGGAGCGTGGGGCTGGAGGGTTCGGCTCAACTGGACACAACTAA